Proteins encoded within one genomic window of Episyrphus balteatus chromosome 1, idEpiBalt1.1, whole genome shotgun sequence:
- the LOC129906731 gene encoding uncharacterized protein LOC129906731 translates to MAFELRTPVNGSMLRNFIGKTVSLFVKIESESNSSTIRVKTTDDQEVRVTLSEPISARSSDWVEIIGTPAGPDAIRAREVILFGGNQDLDVEGYNMMVQFWNHSKDIYRQG, encoded by the exons atggctTTCGAATTACGCACTCCCGTCAATGGTTCAATGCTACGTAATTTCATTGGAAAAACAGTCAGtttatttgttaaaatcgaatcgGAAAGTAACAGTTCAACAATTCGAGTAAAAACTACCGACGATCAGGAAGTGCGAGTCACTTTATCCGAGCCAATCAGTGCACGTTCATCAGATTGGGTTGAGATTATTGGAACACCAGCTGGACCTGATGCTATTCGTGCAAGAGAA gttattttaTTTGGAGGCAATCAAGATTTGGATGTGGAAGGCTACAATATGATGGTACAATTCTGGAATCATAGCAAAGATATTTATCGGCAAGGATAG
- the LOC129906729 gene encoding probable RNA-binding protein EIF1AD has protein sequence MSRVTRNKHVMKEMMDDDFELPKDNQQIVRVTSSRGNNLHEVENAEDAEKFLVSMPTKFRKNVWVKRGDFVLVEPIEEGDKVKAEICKVLTSEHVKEYTKAGIWPKKFTKKREHSEEQPDEEDGDRFMVRNLNRPQESESESEDETDSSDED, from the coding sequence atGTCTCGTGTTACCCGCAACAAACATGTCATGAAAGAAATGATGGACGATGATTTCGAACTACCCAAAGACAATCAACAAATTGTCCGAGTTACTAGCAGTCGCGGTAATAATCTTCACGAAGTTGAAAATGCTGAAGATGCAGAGAAATTTTTAGTTTCAATGCCGACTAAATTTCGCAAAAATGTTTGGGTAAAACGAGGTGATTTTGTTTTGGTGGAACCAATCGAAGAGGGAGACAAAGTGAAGGCTGAAATTTGTAAGGTTTTAACATCGGAACATGTCAAAGAATATACCAAAGCTGGTATTTGGCCAAAGAAATTCACAAAGAAACGAGAACACTCCGAAGAGCAACCAGATGAAGAAGATGGAGATCGTTTTATGGTGAGGAACTTAAATCGACCTCAGGAGAGTGAAAGCGAGTCGGAAGATGAAACAGATTCTTCCGATGAGGATTAA